One window of the Dryobates pubescens isolate bDryPub1 chromosome 13, bDryPub1.pri, whole genome shotgun sequence genome contains the following:
- the PIPOX gene encoding peroxisomal sarcosine oxidase has translation MAALSQPIQGTYDAIVIGAGIQGSFTAYHLAQRHRNTLLLEQFILPHSRGSSHGQSRIIRSTYAHAVYARMMPDSFRLWQQLEAEASTSLYRQTGLVVLGPAGDPELESCRRNLDGGEVLDATTLAQRFPGLRIHDGEVALWDGTGGVLFADRALRAVQDVFCRNGGTLRDGEKVLRIEPGTTVTVTTSAGVYQASRVIIAAGAWTGALVAPLGLHLPLQPLRIDVCYWRKKEPGSPDMGRASPCFITTGLSQPPHSVYGLPALEYPGLVKVCYHYGSPTDPEKRDWAPPGAPHPSIALLSRFISSYLPGLETQPAVVETCLYTNTPDEDFILDRHPQYSNIIIGAGFSGHGFKLAPVVGKLLCELSLDEEPSHSVAPFAITRFSSVLRSAL, from the exons atggctgccctgagccagcccaTCCAGGGCACCTACGATGCCATCGTCATTGGAGCTGGCATCCAGGGCTCCTTCACTGCCTACCACCTGGCTCAACGCCACCGGAACAccctcctgctggagcag TTCATCCTGCCCCACTCACGGGGCAGCTCACATGGGCAGAGCCGCATCATCCGCAGTACCTATGCCCATGCAGTTTATGCCCGCATGATGCCCGACAGCTTCcgcctctggcagcagctggaggctgaggccagcaccagcctctacAG GCAGACggggctggtggtgctggggccagcaggtgacccagagctggagagctgccggCGCAATCTGGATGGTGGTGAGGTCCTCGATGCCACGACACTGGCCCAGCGCTTCCCCGGCCTGCGGATCCACGACGGTGAGGTGGCCCTGTGGGATGGCACCGGCGGAGTGCTCTTCGCTGACCGGGCACTGCGGGCAGTGCAG GACGTCTTTTGCCGGAATGGGGGCACCCTACGGGATGGGGAGAAGGTGCTGCGCATTGAACCTGGGACCACGGTCACTGTCACCACCTCTGCTGGGGTGTACCAGGCCTCCCGGGTCATCATTGCAGCTGGAGCTTGGACAGGTGCCCTCGTGGCACCCCTGGGCCTCCACCTGCCACTGCAG CCCCTGCGCATTGACGTCTGCTACTGGAggaagaaggagccagggagccctGACATGGGCAGAGCCAGTCCCTGTTTCATCACCACAGGACTGagccaacctccccacagtgtCTATGGGCTGCCAGCCCTCGAGTACCCAGGGCTGGTCAAG GTGTGCTACCACTATGGCAGCCCTACTGACCCTGAGAAGCGGGACTGGGCCCCCCCAGGTGCCCCTCATCCCAGCATTGCCCTTCTGAGCAGATTCATCAGCAGCTACCTGCCTGGGCTAGAGACCCAGCCGGCAGTGGTGGAGACTTGCCTCTACACG AACACCCCAGATGAAGACTTCATCCTGGACCGGCACCCCCAGTACAGCAACATCATCATCGGGGCTGGATTCTCAG GCCACGGGTTCAAGCTGGCACCAGTGGtggggaagctgctgtgtgagctgagcCTGGATGAGGAGCCATCCCACAGTGTGGCCCCCTTCGCCATCACACGCTTCTCTAGTGTGCTCCGGTCTGCActgtaa